From the Methanobacterium sp. CWC-01 genome, the window CAATGTAAAGGAGGATATGAATATTAAAAAAAGAATAATGAATAATTTAAGATTCTTGCTCATTTCATATTCTCCCTGGAACTTAGAGTATTTATGGTATTGTAATCGCTGCCGGTAGCTGTCCAGTGTTCTTGTATTCTGTTAAAATTTTGGAATACAATTTCAGCATGTTGTAAGTAGACAGATCAGGTTGTCCGGCGGTGTAAATCCCGCCATAGTTGGGTGCATCACCATTATTATCCATCCACTGGTAGGTTCTTTGAGCCATATTTACATAGTCACTTTTAGCTATGGTGGCCGAGGTGATGGTTCCATAGGGATCATCAGGATCTCCATACTGATTGATGGGGATGTTACCGGTTTCACCGTTGTTTATCATCACAATGGCCCGAGCCGTGATATACAGACATTGATTCTGGTCTAAGGTTACTCCACCGAAGTTAATCGTCGTGAAATCCACCCCATTCTGGTTTATGGTTTGGGCAAGCGCTGGTACTTCTGCTAGGGGAATTCCGGTACTCATGCTTATGGTGGGAGTGGTATTAGTTGTGGTGGGGTTATTGGATTTTAAAAGAACCCCTAATGTTACACCGAGAATTATTATCAAGATAACCAGTCCGATCACTATAACCTTAGAAGAAGTACTCCAACCCTCCTTTACTGGTTTTACGGGGGGCTTCTGGTCTACAGTCGGACTAGATAATCTGGATCCGCAGTGTTCACAGAATTTAGCGTCATCATCATTTTCCTGGCCACAATTTGTGCATTTCACTATAACACGACTCCTTTAATTTAAACTTCAATCCCTTTATTAGATGATTATTTACGATAAACTCTTATCATTGATTTTTTAATCTCAAATTTATGTAACTTTCAATATTACGTATATACCATTCTACTTTTATTAATGTTTTACATATTTGAATTTGACATGAACATTAAATCGTCATATTTATATACCAAATCTATATGTAATTATTAGTAGCAACGAGCAATATTGGTAGCGAGTAGGATGAGAGAAATAGAGAAATCATGTTCAAGTTTTCCAAGGGATACTTTAACCTTAAATAATTTGAGGCACTTTAGTCAGTTAATCTGCCATCGTATTCCGGAAAGAACCTTTAAAATCAACGGAAGATATTTCCCAGTTTGTTCCAGATGTACTGGGTTTTACATAGCTGGATTTTCATATTTTATTTATGTGTACCTTTTTTATGTTAATTATACATCCTTTATTATATTTTTAGCATTTTTAATGATGATTCCAGCCTTTATAGATGGTATAACTCAATTTTACGAGTTAAGAGAAAGTAATAATGTTATAAGATTTTTCACTGGACTTATGGGAGGTGTTGGATTAGCTATTATTTTAAAGGCAATAAAATGGATGATTTTTATCAGTTTAAGTTGATTTTTTTATAAATTTAAGTATGATTAAAGGAGGGAATAATATGACAAAAGTTTGTACACAATGCAAAACAGAAAATCCAGATGATTCTGATTTCTGCAAAAACTGTGGAACTAATTTAAAAAATGTTTCTGCTGCTAAAAAAAGTTCAAGAAGTGGACCTGGGGGCTGGTGGGGAGAACAGACTAATCTTGTCAAAGCTTTGAGTATAATTGGGGTTTGTTGTTTAGGAATCATAATAATATTTGGAATTAGTGCAATCCTTTCCCCTGATAGTAATACTAGTACCACGACAACAACTCCCACTACAACTACTACTACTCCCACTGATTCTGCAGAAATGAGTGAATCAGAATATTTAGACAAAGCACAACTCTGGTCTAAAGACATTAAAGATACGCTTGATGATATTACCTACACAGCTGAAAATTATGCCACACTATCCGATAGCACAATAATATCGATGCTTGAAAGCGATCAGGCAACGGTAAAAAAAGTAATACGAGAAATGGAATCCATTACTCCACCATCTAAATTTGCTAGTGTACACGCTACTACTCTTTCTGCTTATAGAGATATCGATCAGGCTCTTACTTACGAAATAAGAGGGGTAGAAAATGTTAACGCAGATGATATTGAGCAAGCCACAAGTTATATTCAATCAGCTACTTCAAAAATCACGCAAGCAACCAATGAAATAGAGAATATGTAAAATGTAATAATTTATGGTAGGAACTATGTTTTTCACGTAAAATATGGGAAAGTGGTTAAAATGAAAAAAATTAGTGCTATAGTAGGGATTCTATTATTAATAGGGATTGTAGTAGCTGTTTCCGGATGCACCAGTGATGATTCATCTGTTGATGACGAGAGTAGCATTGCTACTAAGAACTATGATGGAGAAACTGGTGTCACCAGCGGTTACACGAAAGATGGAAATGCCTACGCGTATGATGAAGAAGGAAATATGGCAATTTCAGATGGAGAAGACACCTACTACTACGACCAGGATACAGAGAAAGTTTACCAAGTCGAATAAACTTTCTTATTTTTATTTTTAATATTAAGGGGTGATTTTATGGAGAATGGTCTAGAACAGACTATTAACTGTACTAATTGCAATGCTACTGTTCCTGAAGAAACTAAGTTCTGCACTGAATGTGGTAAACCCATAGAACAAGTCTCTACTATGCAGACTGCCATAAACAATTTATCATGTCCCCAATGTAAAGCAGAAATCGATGCAGGACTGAACTTTTGCCCAGAATGTGGATTAAAAATTGAGCAGTTGTCCACATCTGTTCAAGTTACAACATGTCCTAAGTGCTTTACTGATGTTGAACCAGGTTTACGGTTTTGTACTGAATGTGGAACGAAGATTGAGCAGATTTCTACATCTGTTCAAGTTACAACATGTCCTAAGTGCTTTACTGATGTTGAACCGGGGATTAGGTTTTGTACAGAGTGCGGAGAAAAAATTGGGCAGACATCTGCAAATCATGCTACCTGTCCAAAGTGTTATGCTGAAACACAGCCTGGGTTACGATTCTGTACGGAATGTGGTACTTCTCTTGAGGTAAAACAAAAATCTAAGAACAATATAGGTGGAGAACTTAAAAAATTACGGGAAAAGCATGGTAAATCCATTCCTCCAAAAGATGAAACTGTAGATTCTGTGGTAAAATCCGGTAAGGGATTAATGAAGGGATTAGGTGGATTTTTGGATAAAACCGCTGTTGAGTTGGATAAAAACATAAACCAAGCAAGTAAAAAGGGCCAAGGCACTCAAAGTTACGAAATTAGTCAAAAACTCAAAGAACGTAGGGAAAAAACAATATCTAAGCCAGGATATTTGGTTTGTAACTCTTGTGGGGGCTATTACGAATTACAACCCGGAGAGAATCCAGACGATTACAGTGATGAATGTGACTGCGGTGGAAATTTAAAACATCAAAAAAACCTGACTTAATAGGAATGGTGTTAAAATGGAGAGAAAAAAATTACTATTATTGAATCCTAAGGAATATGAACACGAATTTGACCGCGCTGCGTTGGAAACTTTAGAGGGAACCCCTGGTTTGGAAAAATTAGCTAGAAAATTCAATAAACATGCTGTGGAAAGGTATTTCAGGTTAATGTACACGGGTAGCTATTTAAAGGTTAATGAAAACAATTTTCCAGATGTTTATCAAAAGTTAGAGGAAGCCTGTGCTAATCTATATGTTAAACACCTTCCAGAACTCTACATCCAATGGGATTATAGCATTAATGGATTTACAACTGGGTCAGAAAAACCTTTAGTGGTTCTTACTTCTGGAGCAGTAGACTTATTATCTCCTGACGAGTTGTTATATCTTATTGGCCACGAAGTTGGTCATATAAAAAGTGGACATATGTTGTATCACGAAATGGCTATTGTTTTACCATTTTTGGGGGATATTATTGGTTCAGCTACACTGGGCATAGGTTCCCTAGTCTCTACTGGAGTAGAATTATCTTTACTTTACTGGTACAGGATGTCCGAATTGACAGCCGATCGAGCCGGACTTTTAGCATGCCAAAATCCTGATGCAGCATATTCTGCTTTAATGAAAATGGCGGGTGTTCCCAAGAATTTCTTTGAAAAAATAAACCAGGATGACTTTATTCAGCAAGCCCGTGACTTTAAAAGTTTTGATTATAACGCAATGGATAAAATCGGTAAGACCATTCTGATTAGTGTTCAAGATCACCCCTGGACAGTTATGAGGGCGTCAGAACTTTTAAAATGGGTGGAATCAGAACGTTATGAAAAACTCTTAGAGTTACATGGTAAAGACAATTTAGAAGAACTGGAGATATCTTGTCAAAAATGTGGCCATAAACTTAAGGGTAACGAAACCTTCTGTGGAGTGTGCGGATCCAAAGTCTGGAAAAGGTAAACTAAAAATGGGTTCTCTTTACGATGTATGGAGTAGGATGACATGGAAATTCCTGAGGATAAACTGGAGTTAATTGAAACTATCAGGAAATACAGAAAATCTAAGGAATATGAGGATCTATTACTTGAAGAGAATAAGAAGTTAAAAGAAGATAATAAAGAACTTAAAAGTATAATAGAAGACTTAAGCAGTGAAATCATAGAATATCACAATCTTTTAGATGAAGTAAAAAGATTAAAGGCGGATAATAGGATCTTAGAACAGGCAAATGAAGACTTGAAAAAACAGTGCGGAGTTATAGTCACCACTCCCCATTCTACACGTTCAGTGATAGCCGAAATTAGAGATAATTTATCTGAAGCCAAAAATGAGGTTTTAGTCTGCTCACCCTGGATTACTTACTTGTTAGAAGAGTTTGCTCAGTTCAAAAGAGGCGTAAAACTCAAGGTGGTTATTAATTTCCGAAAAGAAGATATTGAATCAGGTATTACCGATCTAGACAAAATTAGAGTTTTAAGGAGGTTGGGGGCAGAGATACGTTACAATAATGATCTTCATGCCAAGATGATCTTCATCGATGAAGAAACTGCCATTATTTCTTCAGCTAACCTTACTAAGAGGGGTCTTTCTGTTAACTATGAGGCCGGAGTTATCATAAAGAACAAAGAGCATGTCCAGAATGCCCTGAAATTTTTCAATGGAGTGTGGGAGGAAAGCCTGCCTTTATCTGAGGACATGGTCCAGGAGATGAGTAGATAATGAGTGATTTTCCTTCTGATTATCAACAACTGGTCCATGAAATAAATGAATTCATAGAGGCTAAGAAGGAACCAGCCAAGCTCATTGATGGTGAAATCCAAGGGATAGATATAGATAAAAAGAACCTTGAAATCGCTTTGGATGTAGACTTTAATTTTTATCCTGGTTCGATTATTTTAGTAAACAGAGAACGGGGTGTTGTTTCTAAGCAATCCGGAAAATCTATTCAAGTAGATCTTAATGATATTTCTCATTTTAGAGAAGGGCAGGAGGTTACCATTGATACTAGTATGATGAATATCATTCTAGAACGCCTGGAGTCTGCTGTGAAACTTATAGAATCTGATTCCATATCTGAAGATAACCAGAAGTTATTAGATATCATCCTGGGTAAGATCCAGCCAGTTAATAGACATAGTGCAGTGGAGTTTATTTCTAAAAATCTTAATGAAAGTCAACAAGAGGCTATTTCTTGTTCTGTGGGTGCTGATGATTTTTATCTTATTATAGGTCCTCCGGGGACTGGTAAAACATATGTTATACAAGAATTAATTCAGCATTTGGTTAATCATGGCCAAAAAGTGTTAATAACTGC encodes:
- a CDS encoding phospholipase D-like domain-containing protein; translation: MEIPEDKLELIETIRKYRKSKEYEDLLLEENKKLKEDNKELKSIIEDLSSEIIEYHNLLDEVKRLKADNRILEQANEDLKKQCGVIVTTPHSTRSVIAEIRDNLSEAKNEVLVCSPWITYLLEEFAQFKRGVKLKVVINFRKEDIESGITDLDKIRVLRRLGAEIRYNNDLHAKMIFIDEETAIISSANLTKRGLSVNYEAGVIIKNKEHVQNALKFFNGVWEESLPLSEDMVQEMSR
- a CDS encoding zinc ribbon domain-containing protein translates to MENGLEQTINCTNCNATVPEETKFCTECGKPIEQVSTMQTAINNLSCPQCKAEIDAGLNFCPECGLKIEQLSTSVQVTTCPKCFTDVEPGLRFCTECGTKIEQISTSVQVTTCPKCFTDVEPGIRFCTECGEKIGQTSANHATCPKCYAETQPGLRFCTECGTSLEVKQKSKNNIGGELKKLREKHGKSIPPKDETVDSVVKSGKGLMKGLGGFLDKTAVELDKNINQASKKGQGTQSYEISQKLKERREKTISKPGYLVCNSCGGYYELQPGENPDDYSDECDCGGNLKHQKNLT
- a CDS encoding zinc ribbon domain-containing protein, which codes for MTKVCTQCKTENPDDSDFCKNCGTNLKNVSAAKKSSRSGPGGWWGEQTNLVKALSIIGVCCLGIIIIFGISAILSPDSNTSTTTTTPTTTTTTPTDSAEMSESEYLDKAQLWSKDIKDTLDDITYTAENYATLSDSTIISMLESDQATVKKVIREMESITPPSKFASVHATTLSAYRDIDQALTYEIRGVENVNADDIEQATSYIQSATSKITQATNEIENM
- a CDS encoding M48 family metallopeptidase, whose amino-acid sequence is MERKKLLLLNPKEYEHEFDRAALETLEGTPGLEKLARKFNKHAVERYFRLMYTGSYLKVNENNFPDVYQKLEEACANLYVKHLPELYIQWDYSINGFTTGSEKPLVVLTSGAVDLLSPDELLYLIGHEVGHIKSGHMLYHEMAIVLPFLGDIIGSATLGIGSLVSTGVELSLLYWYRMSELTADRAGLLACQNPDAAYSALMKMAGVPKNFFEKINQDDFIQQARDFKSFDYNAMDKIGKTILISVQDHPWTVMRASELLKWVESERYEKLLELHGKDNLEELEISCQKCGHKLKGNETFCGVCGSKVWKR
- a CDS encoding zinc ribbon domain-containing protein; amino-acid sequence: MKCTNCGQENDDDAKFCEHCGSRLSSPTVDQKPPVKPVKEGWSTSSKVIVIGLVILIIILGVTLGVLLKSNNPTTTNTTPTISMSTGIPLAEVPALAQTINQNGVDFTTINFGGVTLDQNQCLYITARAIVMINNGETGNIPINQYGDPDDPYGTITSATIAKSDYVNMAQRTYQWMDNNGDAPNYGGIYTAGQPDLSTYNMLKLYSKILTEYKNTGQLPAAITIP
- a CDS encoding DUF2085 domain-containing protein → MREIEKSCSSFPRDTLTLNNLRHFSQLICHRIPERTFKINGRYFPVCSRCTGFYIAGFSYFIYVYLFYVNYTSFIIFLAFLMMIPAFIDGITQFYELRESNNVIRFFTGLMGGVGLAIILKAIKWMIFISLS